The Xiphophorus hellerii strain 12219 chromosome 5, Xiphophorus_hellerii-4.1, whole genome shotgun sequence genome window below encodes:
- the ldb1b gene encoding LIM domain-binding protein 1b — MAMSEQLESEGGCSSKSFKLYSPKEPPNGSTFPPFHPGTMLDRDVGPTPMYPPSYMEPGIGRHTPYGNQTDYRIFELNKRLQNWTEECDNLWWDAFTTEFFEDDAMLTITFCLEDGPKRYTIGRTLIPRYFRSIFEGGATELYYVLKHPKESFHNNFVSLDCDQCTMVTQNGKPMFTQVCVEGRLYLEFMFDDMMRIKTWHFSIRQHRELIPRSILAMHAQDPQMLDQLSKNITRCGLSNSTLNYLRLCVILEPMQELMSRHKTYSLSPRDCLKTCLFQKWQRMVAPPAEPSRQAPNKRRKRKMSGGSTISGGGGANNNNNNKKKSPGSGFPLSSQVPDVMVVGEPTLMGGEFGDEDERLITRLENTQFDAANGIDDEDSFNNSPALGSNSPWNNKAPSSQESKSDNPTSQASQ; from the exons GCTGTTCCTCCAAGTCATTCAAGCTGTACTCCCCCAAGGAGCCCCCCAACGGTAGCACTTTCCCCCCTTTCCACCCCGGCACCATGCTGGACAGAGACGTGGG TCCTACTCCGATGTATCCGCCCTCATACATGGAGCCAGGAATAGG GAGGCACACACCATATGGTAACCAAACAGACTACAGAATATTTGAGCTCAACAAGCGACTACAGAACTGGACAGAG GAGTGTGACAACCTGTGGTGGGATGCTTTTACTACAGAATTCTTTGAAGATGATGCCATGTTGACCATTACTTTCTGTCTGGAAGACGGTCCCAAACGTTACA cgATTGGTCGGACGTTAATTCCAAGGTACTTCCGGAGTATATTTGAGGGCGGGGCCACGGAGCTCTACTACGTGCTGAAACATCCCAAGGAATCCTTCCACAATAACTTTGTTTCCCTTGACTGTGATCAGTGCACTATGGTCACTCAAAATGGAAAGCCCATGTTCACACAG GTGTGTGTAGAGGGCCGCTTGTACCTGGAGTTCATGTTTGATGACATGATGCGGATAAAGACGTGGCACTTCAGCATCAGACAGCACCGTGAACTCATCCCCCGCAGTATACTGGCCATGCAC GCCCAAGACCCACAGATGCTTGACCAGCTGTCCAAAAACATAACAAGATGTGGCCTGTCAAACTCCACCCTCAACTACCTCCGG ctgtgtgttATTCTGGAGCCCATGCAGGAGCTGATGTCCAGACACAAGACATACAGTCTCAGCCCCAGAGACTGCCTCAAGACCTGCCTCTTCCAGAAATGGCAGAGGATGGTGGCACCGCCTG CCGAGCCATCGAGACAGGCCCCCAACAAGAGGCGGAAGCGTAAGATGTCAGGTGGCAGCACCATCAGCGGCGGAGGCGGggccaacaacaacaacaacaacaaaaagaagagccCCGGTAGCGGCTTCCCTCTGTCCAGCCAAGTTCCG GACGTGATGGTGGTGGGAGAGCCCACCCTGATGGGCGGGGAGTTCGGCGACGAGGACGAGCGTCTGATCACGAGGCTGGAGAACACGCAGTTTGACGCGGCCAACGGCATCGATGACGAGGACAGCTTCAACAACTCTCCGGCACTCGGCTCCAACTCGCCCTGGAACAACAAGGCCCCTTCCAGCCAGGAGAGCAAGAGCGACAACCCCACCTCGCAGGCGTCCCAGTAG